From the genome of Psychroserpens ponticola, one region includes:
- a CDS encoding aspartate kinase codes for MQVFKFGGASVKDADGVKNLASVLNQVGFENTLVVVSAMGKMTNALELVIKNYFDNKTELQSSIQDVKKYHNEILLDLFDNTQHPIFKKVASVFEDLDHFLKHNKSPDYNFVYDQTIGFGELLSTIIISEYLNSIGIKNNWKDVRDFIKTDNYYRRANVNWEQTQVAIRNNFDKKLLNITQGFLGSDSNNFTTTLGREGSDYTAAIFAYCLNAQSATIWKDVPGILNADPRYFENAQLLHSISYREAIELAFYGASVIHPKTLQPLQQKEIPLFVKSFLSPRDEGTKVCKDIGITPNIPCFIVKKNQVLVSLSSLDFSYIVEENISEIFKLLHYYKMKVDVIQNSAISFSVCFENSYNNLERLLQHLKAKFKVTLNENVSLYTVRHYNEQAITSIEKGKTLLLKQLTQETIQIVTK; via the coding sequence ATGCAAGTATTTAAGTTTGGAGGTGCTTCGGTTAAAGATGCCGATGGCGTAAAAAATTTGGCTTCCGTTTTAAATCAGGTAGGTTTTGAAAACACATTAGTTGTCGTTTCTGCAATGGGAAAAATGACTAATGCTCTTGAATTAGTTATTAAAAATTATTTTGATAATAAAACCGAATTGCAAAGCTCGATTCAAGATGTAAAAAAATATCACAACGAAATTTTATTAGATCTTTTTGATAATACTCAGCATCCAATATTTAAAAAAGTAGCTTCTGTTTTTGAAGATTTAGATCATTTTTTAAAACATAATAAATCTCCAGATTACAATTTTGTGTATGATCAAACGATAGGTTTTGGTGAATTGCTTTCTACTATAATTATTAGTGAATATTTAAATTCTATAGGCATCAAAAATAATTGGAAAGATGTTCGAGATTTTATTAAAACAGATAACTATTACAGAAGAGCAAACGTGAATTGGGAGCAAACTCAAGTAGCTATTAGGAACAATTTTGATAAAAAGTTATTAAATATTACTCAAGGCTTTTTAGGAAGTGACTCTAATAATTTTACGACCACTTTAGGACGAGAAGGAAGTGATTATACTGCTGCAATTTTTGCGTATTGTTTAAATGCTCAAAGTGCAACAATTTGGAAAGATGTACCAGGAATATTAAATGCAGATCCACGTTATTTTGAAAATGCCCAATTACTTCATAGTATTTCTTATCGAGAAGCTATCGAGTTGGCATTTTATGGAGCATCTGTTATTCATCCAAAAACATTACAACCTTTACAACAAAAAGAAATTCCTTTATTTGTGAAATCATTTTTAAGCCCTAGAGACGAAGGCACAAAAGTCTGTAAAGACATTGGAATAACACCTAATATACCATGCTTCATCGTTAAGAAAAATCAAGTTTTAGTATCATTATCATCCTTAGATTTTAGTTATATCGTTGAAGAAAATATAAGTGAGATTTTTAAGTTATTACATTATTATAAGATGAAAGTTGATGTCATACAAAATTCAGCAATTAGTTTTTCGGTGTGTTTTGAAAATTCATATAATAATCTTGAGCGATTGCTTCAGCATTTAAAAGCAAAATTTAAAGTAACATTGAATGAAAATGTCAGTCTTTATACTGTGAGACATTATAATGAACAAGCGATAACGTCTATAGAGAAGGGTAAAACCTTGTTATTAAAACAATTAACACAAGAAACAATTCAGATCGTAACTAAATAA
- a CDS encoding GNAT family N-acyltransferase, with amino-acid sequence MTKQPDIGLVTAKEVAKAIHVDKYGFIGTFVGWVLMKVLKISTLNKIYMRNKHLSDGAFLDGILDDFQIKFEIPEADLKRLPKDGAYITVSNHPLGGIDGILLLKLMIEQRKDFKIIANFLLHRIEPLKPYIMPVNPFEDRKDVKSSITGFKNSLLHLREGHPLGIFPAGEVSTYRDGKLVVDKPWEEAAMKLIKKAEVPVVPIYFHAKNSKLFYKLSKISDTFRTAKLPSELLTQKHRIIKVRIGRPISVNDQKEHSSLASFSEFLRRKTYILSNAFEDKPKRLDHLSNTLKTPPKSPKRIVGSVSQDVMISEVEALRKKDCRLLQSKNYEVFLSSAKQIPNILREIGRLREITFRAIGEGTNEAIDLDDFDTYYHHMFLWDTDTNRLAGAYRMGLGSQIFEKYGIDGFYLQDLFRFEPELYKMMSQSIEMGRAFIIKEYQQKPMPLFLLWKGIVHTTLRYPEHKYLIGGVSISNQFSNFSKSLMIEFMKSHYYDPYVAQYVHPKKEFKVILKDADKDFVFDETEADLNKFDKIIDEVEPGALRLPVLLKKYIKQNARLVAFNVDPLFNNSVDGLMYIKIADLPESTVKPVMEEFQAELERKFSNGTNDEI; translated from the coding sequence ATGACCAAACAACCAGACATAGGATTAGTTACCGCAAAAGAAGTTGCAAAAGCCATTCATGTTGACAAGTATGGATTTATTGGAACTTTTGTTGGTTGGGTATTGATGAAAGTTCTCAAGATATCTACACTTAATAAAATCTATATGCGCAATAAACATTTAAGTGATGGTGCTTTTTTAGATGGAATTCTAGATGACTTTCAAATTAAATTCGAAATTCCAGAAGCCGATTTAAAACGTCTTCCAAAAGATGGTGCATACATTACGGTTTCTAATCATCCTTTAGGAGGAATAGATGGCATTCTATTATTAAAGCTAATGATAGAACAACGTAAAGATTTTAAAATTATAGCTAATTTTTTATTGCATAGAATAGAGCCATTAAAGCCTTATATAATGCCTGTTAACCCTTTTGAAGACCGAAAGGATGTGAAGTCGAGTATTACTGGTTTTAAAAACTCATTATTACATTTAAGAGAAGGTCATCCTTTGGGTATTTTTCCAGCAGGAGAAGTGTCTACATATAGAGATGGAAAACTTGTAGTTGATAAACCTTGGGAAGAAGCTGCAATGAAGCTCATTAAAAAGGCTGAAGTTCCTGTGGTACCTATTTACTTTCATGCTAAGAATAGTAAATTGTTTTATAAACTTTCAAAAATTAGTGATACGTTTAGAACCGCAAAATTGCCATCAGAACTTTTGACTCAAAAACATAGAATTATTAAAGTAAGAATAGGTCGTCCAATTTCTGTTAATGATCAAAAAGAACACAGTTCACTTGCTAGTTTTTCAGAATTTTTAAGACGAAAAACATACATATTATCAAATGCTTTTGAAGACAAACCTAAACGTTTAGATCATCTTTCTAATACTTTAAAAACACCTCCAAAATCTCCAAAGCGTATTGTTGGATCTGTTAGTCAGGATGTCATGATTTCTGAAGTTGAAGCATTAAGAAAAAAGGATTGTAGACTACTGCAAAGTAAAAATTACGAAGTATTTTTAAGCAGCGCAAAACAGATTCCAAATATATTACGTGAAATTGGTCGTTTACGTGAAATCACATTTAGAGCTATAGGAGAAGGCACAAATGAAGCTATTGATTTAGATGATTTTGATACGTATTATCATCACATGTTTTTATGGGATACTGACACCAATAGATTAGCTGGAGCCTACAGAATGGGATTGGGTTCTCAGATTTTTGAAAAGTATGGTATTGACGGATTTTATTTACAGGATTTATTCCGTTTTGAACCAGAATTGTATAAAATGATGAGTCAATCTATCGAAATGGGTCGTGCTTTTATCATTAAAGAATATCAACAAAAACCAATGCCTTTGTTCTTACTTTGGAAAGGGATTGTTCATACAACGTTGCGTTATCCAGAACATAAATACCTAATTGGTGGTGTGAGTATAAGTAATCAGTTCTCTAACTTCTCAAAATCGTTGATGATTGAATTTATGAAATCTCATTATTACGATCCTTATGTAGCACAATATGTACATCCTAAAAAAGAATTTAAGGTGATACTAAAAGATGCAGATAAAGATTTTGTTTTTGATGAAACCGAAGCCGATTTAAATAAGTTTGATAAGATTATTGATGAAGTTGAACCAGGAGCATTGCGATTACCCGTTTTACTCAAAAAATACATCAAACAGAATGCAAGATTAGTGGCATTTAATGTCGATCCTTTATTCAATAATTCTGTTGATGGATTGATGTATATTAAAATTGCTGACTTACCAGAGAGTACGGTTAAACCCGTAATGGAAGAATTTCAAGCCGAGTTGGAGCGTAAATTTTCTAATGGAACAAATGATGAAATTTAG
- a CDS encoding carboxypeptidase-like regulatory domain-containing protein, with the protein MYFDNTSIGTSTNNKGAFEIKQREGISSALVVSFLGYEKVVIDTYDSNEFYDILLNESIDSLDEIVISTNDGMPREIKLEQFRKQFLGFSKFAKSCKILNEYDVILRYKKSSKELIATAKSPIIIQNEELQYLVCFDIKSFVIEYNFV; encoded by the coding sequence ATATATTTTGATAATACCTCTATTGGTACTTCAACTAATAACAAAGGAGCGTTTGAGATTAAACAAAGAGAAGGGATTTCATCTGCTTTGGTAGTTTCATTTTTAGGATATGAAAAAGTAGTAATTGACACGTATGATTCGAATGAGTTTTATGACATTTTGCTCAATGAATCTATTGATTCGCTAGACGAGATTGTTATTTCGACAAATGATGGCATGCCTAGAGAAATTAAATTAGAACAGTTTAGAAAGCAGTTTCTTGGGTTTTCAAAATTTGCGAAATCCTGTAAAATCTTAAATGAATATGATGTGATTCTTCGGTATAAAAAGAGTAGTAAAGAGTTAATAGCTACTGCAAAGTCTCCTATTATAATTCAGAATGAAGAATTACAATATTTAGTTTGTTTTGATATTAAATCTTTTGTCATTGAATATAACTTTGTTTAA
- a CDS encoding ArsR/SmtB family transcription factor codes for MGVTKRFIFTDQINDIANFAKVFAHPARVAILKYISEQEGCICNDLVNEIGLSQATISQHLTVIGNAGFLQGRFEGKKKYYCLNINRFEEAQMVLNSFLKKTASNCC; via the coding sequence ATGGGTGTTACTAAACGATTTATTTTTACAGATCAAATTAACGATATTGCAAATTTCGCCAAAGTATTTGCACATCCTGCACGTGTTGCAATTTTAAAATATATAAGCGAACAAGAAGGCTGTATATGCAATGACTTAGTAAATGAAATTGGATTATCTCAAGCAACAATATCGCAACATTTAACAGTTATTGGTAATGCAGGATTTCTACAAGGGCGTTTTGAAGGGAAGAAAAAATACTATTGCTTAAATATTAATCGCTTTGAAGAAGCTCAAATGGTATTAAATTCCTTTTTAAAAAAGACAGCTAGCAACTGTTGTTAA
- a CDS encoding YtxH domain-containing protein → MSDDNKNLSDDLNDMLGDAKEGAKKAADKASELAGEAKEKASEFADDAKEFAGDAKEKASEFANDVKDTLSDGKNVAIIAHITIIGWIIALVMNSGDKKSEYGSFYIRQMLGLALCGLVLSFIPMVGWLLNLGIFVLWIMSLIGSLSGEKKLVPALGSLFQDWFKSL, encoded by the coding sequence ATGTCTGACGATAACAAAAATTTAAGTGACGATCTTAACGATATGTTAGGAGATGCAAAAGAAGGTGCAAAAAAAGCAGCGGATAAAGCAAGTGAACTTGCTGGTGAAGCAAAAGAGAAAGCTAGTGAATTTGCAGATGACGCTAAAGAATTTGCTGGTGATGCAAAAGAAAAAGCATCTGAGTTTGCAAACGATGTTAAAGACACTTTAAGTGATGGTAAAAATGTTGCCATAATTGCTCATATTACCATTATTGGATGGATTATAGCCTTAGTAATGAATAGTGGAGATAAAAAGTCAGAATATGGATCTTTTTATATTAGACAAATGCTAGGATTAGCACTTTGTGGTTTGGTATTAAGCTTTATTCCTATGGTAGGATGGTTATTAAATTTAGGAATATTTGTTTTATGGATCATGAGTTTAATTGGCTCGCTAAGTGGAGAAAAAAAATTAGTACCTGCTTTAGGATCACTCTTTCAAGATTGGTTTAAATCATTATAA